Proteins from a single region of Amycolatopsis sp. CA-230715:
- the rbsK gene encoding ribokinase, with protein sequence MGERDTVLVVGSITADVTAFAERLPRPGETVLGTDFTLVLGGKGANQAVAAARFGAPTSMVGCVGEDLFADLTRDSLAGHGVRTEWVRQVPGPTGVAHIRVDRAGQNDIVITPLANAALDRAQVDAAIAALAPVSSVLLLQLEVRPEITAHAAEAGRRAGLTVVLDPAPAAELPDGIWPTVDVVTPNESEATLLTGVEVSDVDSASRAAKWFLDRGVGRAIITLGDRGAVLADADGTTFFEAIEVAVVDTTAAGDAFTGTFGAALAAGHGTVEAVELAMAAGALAVTKAGASPSLPNRTEIDALHRR encoded by the coding sequence ATGGGCGAACGTGACACCGTGCTGGTCGTCGGCAGCATCACCGCGGACGTCACCGCGTTCGCCGAACGGCTCCCCCGGCCGGGCGAGACCGTGCTCGGCACCGACTTCACCCTCGTACTCGGCGGGAAGGGCGCGAACCAGGCGGTGGCCGCGGCCAGGTTCGGCGCCCCGACATCGATGGTCGGCTGCGTCGGCGAGGACCTCTTCGCCGACCTCACCCGGGACTCGCTCGCCGGGCACGGGGTCCGGACCGAGTGGGTGCGGCAGGTCCCCGGCCCGACCGGGGTGGCGCACATCCGCGTGGACCGCGCCGGGCAGAACGACATCGTGATCACCCCGCTCGCCAACGCCGCGCTCGATCGGGCACAGGTGGACGCCGCGATCGCCGCACTGGCACCGGTTTCGTCGGTGCTGCTGCTCCAGCTCGAAGTGCGCCCGGAGATCACCGCGCACGCCGCCGAAGCGGGACGGCGCGCCGGACTGACGGTCGTGCTCGATCCCGCGCCCGCGGCGGAGCTCCCGGACGGGATCTGGCCAACGGTCGACGTGGTGACCCCGAACGAAAGCGAGGCCACCTTGCTCACCGGCGTCGAAGTGTCCGATGTGGACAGCGCGAGTCGTGCCGCGAAGTGGTTCCTCGACCGCGGTGTCGGACGGGCGATCATCACGCTCGGCGACCGGGGCGCGGTGCTCGCCGACGCCGACGGCACCACCTTCTTCGAAGCGATCGAAGTCGCGGTCGTCGACACCACCGCCGCCGGAGACGCCTTCACCGGCACCTTCGGCGCCGCGCTCGCCGCCGGTCACGGCACGGTCGAAGCCGTCGAACTCGCCATGGCCGCGGGCGCACTCGCCGTGACGAAAGCGGGCGCCAGCCCGTCACTCCCGAACCGAACCGAGATCGACGCGCTCCACCGACGGTGA
- a CDS encoding PadR family transcriptional regulator, with amino-acid sequence MRADAVRGHLDGLLLAVLETGPLHGYAIISTIQERSGGALELPTGTIYPALNRLERLGLLDSSWQSVGERRRRCYQLTDAGRRSLDTQRGAWREFTATISAVLNPAPAPRTAR; translated from the coding sequence ATGAGGGCAGATGCGGTTCGAGGCCATCTCGACGGGTTGCTGTTGGCAGTACTGGAAACCGGGCCCCTGCACGGGTACGCGATCATCTCGACGATCCAGGAGCGCAGCGGCGGCGCGCTGGAGCTGCCGACGGGCACGATCTACCCGGCGCTGAACCGGCTGGAGCGGCTCGGCCTGCTCGACAGCAGCTGGCAGTCCGTCGGCGAACGGCGGCGGCGGTGCTACCAGCTCACCGACGCGGGCAGGCGCAGCCTCGACACCCAACGCGGCGCGTGGCGCGAGTTCACCGCCACGATCAGCGCGGTGCTCAACCCCGCCCCGGCGCCGAGGACGGCCCGATGA